Proteins found in one Corynebacterium zhongnanshanii genomic segment:
- a CDS encoding FAD-dependent oxidoreductase, which translates to MALEELTQKSTISDDDVRALFREDSYWRDLLAFTWNLHTAEGIPAITQMLQATREASALSNIHITEVADEGSDMIGTQVTRVHFTCDSADFHCKGIARLADGKAWTVMTSARELKDFPEPSRHRRPMGAEHGPQKDPKNWADKRAERRRTLGYSEQPYVLIIGGGQGGIALAARLKRQGVPTLVVDKAERPGDQWRSRYHSLCLHDPVWYDHMPYLPFPDDWPVFTPKDKMGDWLEHYVGIMDLDYWTNAECKGATFNEASGTWTVVVNRDGEDVTLEPTQLVLATGMSGVPNRPYMEGQENFRGEIRHSSEHPGGGGDAGKNVIVLGANNSAHDICADLYDHGAKPVMIQRSSTHIVQSDSLMREVFGPLYSEDAVDAGLDVDSADLLFASWPYKILPDAHRPIFDRIQEADKDFYDQLRKAGFLLDFGDDGSGLFLKYVRRGSGYYINVGASELVANGSIPVKSGVTIKEVREHSVVLTDGTELPADVIVQATGYGSMNGWAEMLISKEVADQVGRCWGLGSDTAKDPGPWEGELRNMWKPTQVENLWFHGGNLHQSRHYSRYLALQLKARYEGLDTPVYELAEVHHTG; encoded by the coding sequence ATGGCGCTGGAGGAGCTGACACAGAAGTCAACGATCTCCGACGACGATGTCCGCGCACTCTTCCGCGAGGACAGCTACTGGCGAGACCTCCTCGCCTTCACCTGGAACTTGCACACCGCGGAGGGCATCCCGGCGATCACCCAGATGCTGCAGGCAACCAGAGAAGCGAGCGCTTTGAGCAACATCCACATCACAGAGGTGGCTGACGAAGGCAGCGACATGATCGGCACCCAGGTCACCCGAGTCCACTTCACCTGCGATTCCGCGGATTTCCACTGCAAGGGCATCGCCCGCCTCGCCGACGGCAAAGCGTGGACCGTCATGACCTCCGCCCGCGAACTGAAGGATTTCCCGGAGCCGTCCCGCCACCGCCGCCCGATGGGCGCAGAGCACGGCCCGCAGAAAGATCCGAAGAACTGGGCCGATAAGCGCGCGGAGCGCCGCCGCACCCTGGGCTACTCGGAGCAGCCCTACGTCCTGATCATCGGCGGCGGCCAGGGTGGCATCGCCCTGGCCGCGCGGTTGAAACGCCAGGGCGTGCCTACACTGGTCGTCGACAAGGCTGAACGCCCGGGTGACCAGTGGCGCAGCCGCTACCACTCCCTGTGCCTGCACGATCCGGTCTGGTACGACCACATGCCCTACCTGCCGTTCCCAGATGACTGGCCGGTGTTCACCCCGAAGGACAAGATGGGTGACTGGCTTGAGCACTACGTGGGGATCATGGACCTGGACTACTGGACCAACGCGGAGTGCAAGGGCGCAACCTTCAACGAAGCCTCAGGTACATGGACGGTCGTCGTGAACCGAGACGGCGAGGACGTCACGCTGGAACCCACGCAGCTGGTGCTGGCCACGGGCATGTCCGGCGTGCCGAACCGCCCGTACATGGAGGGGCAGGAAAACTTCAGGGGTGAGATCCGCCATTCCTCCGAACACCCCGGCGGTGGCGGGGATGCCGGCAAGAATGTGATCGTGCTGGGTGCCAACAATTCCGCCCACGACATCTGCGCGGACCTGTATGACCATGGCGCGAAGCCGGTCATGATCCAGCGCTCCTCCACCCACATCGTCCAATCTGATTCCCTGATGCGGGAGGTCTTCGGCCCGCTGTACTCCGAGGACGCGGTGGACGCCGGGCTCGACGTGGATAGCGCTGACTTACTGTTTGCGTCGTGGCCGTACAAAATTTTGCCCGACGCCCACCGGCCCATCTTCGACAGAATCCAGGAAGCGGACAAGGATTTCTATGACCAGCTGAGGAAGGCTGGCTTTCTCCTGGACTTCGGCGATGACGGGTCAGGGTTGTTCTTGAAGTATGTGCGCCGCGGTTCGGGATACTACATCAACGTGGGCGCTTCGGAGCTGGTGGCGAACGGATCCATTCCCGTGAAGTCCGGTGTGACGATTAAAGAAGTGAGGGAGCACTCCGTGGTCTTAACGGATGGTACGGAGCTTCCGGCGGATGTGATTGTGCAGGCCACGGGCTATGGTTCGATGAATGGGTGGGCGGAGATGCTGATCTCCAAGGAGGTTGCCGATCAGGTGGGTCGCTGCTGGGGCCTCGGGTCGGACACGGCGAAGGATCCCGGTCCGTGGGAAGGGGAGCTGCGCAATATGTGGAAGCCCACCCAGGTGGAGAACCTGTGGTTCCATGGCGGCAATCTGCACCAGTCACGTCACTACTCGCGGTACCTGGCGCTGCAGTTGAAGGCGCGGTACGAAGGTCTGGACACCCCGGTCTACGAGCTCGCCGAGGTGCACCACACGGGCTAG
- the ybaK gene encoding Cys-tRNA(Pro) deacylase: MGKKHDKKSKTPHAATPALLILEEAGVPHTVSTFEAGTDHFGEHAAHELGVDPDRLFKTLVVDLTAGKGSKRVLGVCVLPVSHQLSLKKAAAAHGVPKVTMADPADAQKSSGYVPGGISPLGQKNVLPTVIDETAVLFETIFFSGGRRGLDVEMNAEDLAPLVNARFADVCAD, translated from the coding sequence GTGGGTAAGAAGCATGACAAGAAGTCCAAGACACCGCATGCTGCCACTCCGGCTCTGCTGATTCTGGAGGAGGCTGGCGTGCCCCATACCGTGTCTACTTTTGAGGCCGGGACGGATCATTTTGGGGAGCACGCGGCCCATGAGCTGGGTGTGGATCCAGACAGGCTCTTTAAAACATTGGTTGTGGATCTCACGGCGGGGAAGGGGTCGAAGCGTGTGCTGGGCGTGTGTGTGCTGCCAGTGTCTCACCAGCTGAGTCTGAAGAAGGCTGCGGCAGCGCACGGGGTGCCCAAGGTGACGATGGCGGATCCTGCAGATGCGCAGAAGTCGTCCGGATATGTGCCTGGTGGGATTTCGCCATTGGGGCAGAAGAATGTGCTTCCCACGGTGATTGATGAGACGGCTGTGCTTTTCGAGACGATCTTCTTCTCGGGTGGTCGGCGTGGCCTGGATGTGGAGATGAATGCGGAGGACCTGGCGCCGTTGGTGAACGCTCGGTTTGCCGATGTGTGCGCAGACTGA
- the deoC gene encoding deoxyribose-phosphate aldolase: MDATVLKPEATRADVDRLISDALRLSCGAICVSPSMLPVAVPEESGLVVATVAGFPSGKHASLIKATEARFAVQNGADEVDVVIDIAAAIAEDRTALISELMTVREAVPQPAVLKVIVESAALTEQQLRTAVQACVAVGVDYVKTSTGFHPAGGASVRAVEIMAEELRSAGKLAPCGLPDVVRQQQGLMGIKASGGIRDWDSAVAMVAAGATRLGVSAPEAILSSRPQDGAADGSAE; the protein is encoded by the coding sequence ATGGATGCGACCGTGCTGAAGCCGGAGGCGACACGGGCTGACGTGGACCGATTAATATCCGACGCCCTTCGCTTGTCGTGCGGCGCCATCTGCGTGAGCCCCTCGATGCTGCCGGTGGCTGTGCCCGAGGAGTCGGGTCTGGTGGTGGCGACGGTGGCGGGGTTTCCGTCGGGGAAGCATGCCAGTTTGATTAAGGCCACGGAGGCGCGTTTTGCGGTGCAGAATGGTGCCGATGAAGTGGATGTGGTGATTGATATTGCGGCGGCGATTGCGGAGGATCGCACTGCGCTGATTAGCGAATTGATGACGGTGCGGGAGGCGGTTCCGCAGCCGGCTGTGCTGAAGGTGATTGTGGAATCCGCGGCATTGACTGAGCAGCAGCTGCGCACGGCAGTGCAGGCGTGTGTTGCTGTGGGGGTTGATTATGTGAAGACGTCTACTGGTTTCCATCCGGCTGGGGGTGCCAGTGTGCGGGCGGTGGAGATTATGGCGGAGGAGTTGCGCTCTGCTGGGAAGTTGGCTCCGTGCGGTCTACCGGATGTGGTGCGGCAGCAACAGGGGCTGATGGGTATTAAGGCCAGCGGTGGTATCCGTGACTGGGATTCTGCGGTGGCGATGGTGGCGGCGGGGGCGACGCGCCTGGGGGTGTCGGCGCCGGAGGCTATTCTGTCGTCGCGGCCGCAGGATGGCGCCGCGGACGGCTCAGCGGAGTAG
- a CDS encoding DUF2516 family protein, whose product MSVVLTGLWYVLFGLNAAAGLLVLAFAVVGGVQIAITRDDAFMVIDRQKQNWLMLMGGALVLVVLSFLPGLQMLWIIAAVIVGVYWQDVRPSLRDVLDNASGSW is encoded by the coding sequence ATGAGTGTTGTGCTGACCGGTCTGTGGTACGTGCTGTTTGGGCTGAATGCGGCCGCTGGGCTGCTGGTTTTGGCGTTTGCTGTGGTGGGCGGTGTGCAGATCGCCATCACGCGCGATGACGCGTTTATGGTGATTGATCGCCAGAAGCAGAATTGGTTGATGTTGATGGGTGGCGCGCTGGTGTTGGTTGTGCTGTCCTTTCTGCCGGGGCTGCAGATGTTGTGGATTATCGCGGCGGTGATTGTGGGCGTGTACTGGCAGGATGTGCGCCCGTCGTTGCGTGACGTGCTGGATAACGCCAGCGGGAGCTGGTGA
- a CDS encoding DUF445 domain-containing protein has product MTHRNTAAPALNGNALPVPGPAPETEAARRADLRKHKTIATSLLILATVIYVSMRWLEYQGNPGAWVGYVRAASEAGMVGALADWFAVTALFRHPLRIPIPHTAIIKRKKDQVGHALSEFVGENFLNAALISDKLHKAHIPSRASNWVLNQQGDLRISQEAGKLIDVVINGIDPTEAEQVLRALVIDKASEPQWAPPLGRGLQQLIDEGRTEPAVDAVVVWMDDKARASEDFVTTLIDERTPSWAPRFVRELVGDKVYRELVQFTADVRHNPNHEARQQIRSFIAQLAQDLQHDPAMIAKVEGFKEDIMRSGPVQALPGKLWESVRSNVTAMARDEQALLRRKIAQWSHEFAQRIQDEPQLRDALEDRIVRAASYLADNYAGEVTGIIGETVERWDAQEASDKIELMVGKDLQFIRVNGTIVGALAGLVIYSLTELVFAVA; this is encoded by the coding sequence GTGACTCATCGAAACACCGCAGCCCCAGCACTCAACGGCAACGCGTTGCCGGTCCCAGGCCCAGCCCCGGAAACTGAGGCGGCGCGCCGGGCGGATCTGCGCAAGCACAAAACAATAGCTACAAGCTTGCTGATTCTCGCCACCGTCATCTACGTCTCCATGCGCTGGTTGGAATACCAGGGCAATCCTGGCGCATGGGTGGGGTACGTCCGGGCGGCGTCGGAGGCTGGAATGGTCGGAGCCTTGGCGGACTGGTTCGCGGTCACCGCGTTGTTCAGGCACCCGCTTAGAATCCCCATCCCGCATACCGCGATTATTAAGCGCAAAAAGGACCAGGTGGGCCACGCGCTGTCTGAGTTCGTGGGGGAGAACTTCCTCAACGCCGCGCTGATCAGCGACAAGCTTCACAAGGCCCACATCCCGTCGCGTGCCAGCAACTGGGTGCTTAACCAGCAGGGTGACCTTCGCATCTCTCAAGAGGCCGGCAAGCTGATCGATGTCGTGATCAACGGCATCGACCCCACAGAAGCTGAGCAGGTGCTGCGCGCCCTCGTCATCGACAAAGCCAGCGAACCCCAGTGGGCCCCGCCCTTGGGCCGGGGACTTCAGCAATTGATCGATGAGGGCCGCACGGAACCCGCGGTGGACGCTGTGGTGGTGTGGATGGATGACAAAGCCCGGGCGTCGGAGGATTTTGTCACCACGTTGATCGATGAACGGACCCCATCCTGGGCGCCCCGCTTCGTCCGCGAGTTGGTGGGGGACAAGGTGTATCGCGAGCTGGTGCAGTTCACCGCGGATGTGCGCCACAATCCGAATCATGAGGCGCGTCAGCAGATCCGCTCGTTCATCGCGCAGTTGGCGCAGGACTTGCAGCACGATCCGGCCATGATTGCCAAGGTGGAAGGCTTCAAGGAGGACATCATGAGGTCCGGGCCGGTGCAGGCGCTGCCCGGAAAGTTGTGGGAGTCTGTGCGCTCGAATGTCACGGCGATGGCGCGCGATGAGCAGGCTTTGCTGCGCCGCAAGATTGCGCAGTGGTCGCACGAGTTCGCCCAGCGCATTCAGGATGAGCCGCAGTTGCGCGACGCGCTGGAGGATCGGATTGTCCGCGCCGCCAGCTACCTCGCGGACAACTATGCCGGCGAGGTGACCGGCATCATCGGCGAGACCGTCGAGCGGTGGGATGCCCAGGAGGCCAGCGACAAGATCGAGCTGATGGTGGGCAAGGATCTGCAGTTCATTCGCGTGAACGGAACGATCGTCGGCGCGTTGGCTGGTTTGGTGATCTATTCCCTGACTGAGCTGGTTTTCGCGGTAGCATAG
- a CDS encoding FecCD family ABC transporter permease, giving the protein MLLKATRATDPLGHRHANARTITWAALLLCTLAASCAAALHLGTSTLGSHASLSPEQLHTIIHTIRAPRITLAVCVGAGLAVAGAVMQALVRNILADPYIVGIHSGASAGAAAVLLGGSALGAVGAAGAAGTASAAIPALGLQAGAFVGAAVASVLVFALARTAGSLNAVRILLAGVAVGYALSALTSFMVFASDSPESSRSVMFWLLGSLNLARWDSALLACAVVTALCCAVLWCVGPHVDAVVVGDSTALSLGIRPARFRAVLLAVLCVLIGSLVAMSGAIGFVGLVVPHVARRLVGSAHRRMLPIAALLGALLLVWSDVLARLLLAPQEIPIGIITALIGTPGLFILIRRQLSSP; this is encoded by the coding sequence ATCCTCCTGAAGGCCACGCGCGCCACTGACCCTTTGGGTCACCGCCACGCGAATGCCCGCACCATCACCTGGGCTGCCCTTCTCCTCTGCACGCTTGCAGCCAGCTGCGCCGCAGCGCTGCACCTTGGAACCAGCACTCTTGGCTCACACGCTTCCCTATCTCCTGAGCAGCTCCACACCATCATTCACACCATCCGCGCGCCGCGCATCACGCTCGCGGTATGTGTGGGTGCGGGGCTCGCCGTCGCGGGCGCCGTGATGCAGGCTCTTGTGCGCAATATCCTGGCGGATCCTTATATTGTCGGCATTCATTCGGGCGCCTCCGCCGGGGCTGCGGCGGTGCTTCTGGGCGGCTCCGCCCTGGGAGCTGTGGGCGCTGCAGGCGCTGCCGGCACAGCCAGCGCCGCGATCCCCGCGCTGGGTCTTCAAGCCGGGGCTTTTGTGGGCGCGGCGGTGGCGTCTGTTCTGGTCTTTGCTCTGGCGCGGACGGCGGGTTCATTGAACGCGGTGCGCATTCTGTTGGCGGGCGTGGCCGTGGGTTATGCGTTGAGCGCATTGACGAGTTTCATGGTGTTCGCCTCCGATTCTCCCGAGTCTTCGCGTTCTGTGATGTTTTGGTTGCTTGGTTCGTTGAATCTGGCGCGGTGGGATTCGGCGTTGTTGGCGTGTGCCGTGGTGACGGCGTTGTGTTGTGCTGTGTTGTGGTGTGTGGGGCCGCATGTGGATGCTGTGGTGGTGGGGGATTCTACGGCGTTGTCGTTGGGTATTCGTCCGGCTCGTTTCCGCGCGGTACTACTGGCGGTACTATGCGTGTTGATTGGTTCGCTGGTCGCGATGAGTGGCGCGATTGGTTTTGTGGGCTTGGTGGTGCCGCATGTGGCCCGCCGCCTTGTGGGTAGCGCCCACCGCCGGATGTTGCCGATCGCGGCGCTGCTGGGTGCGTTGTTGCTGGTCTGGTCTGATGTGCTGGCGCGCCTGCTGCTGGCTCCGCAGGAGATTCCCATCGGTATCATTACTGCATTGATCGGCACTCCTGGTCTTTTTATTCTTATTCGACGCCAACTCTCCTCCCCCTAA
- a CDS encoding ABC transporter substrate-binding protein, with protein MFTVRLSRVPRGARVVCASVAACSVLALSACSSHAAHEGENVVPNCGHDVVFEREPQRVLTMGAESITTLSHLGVLDRVAARAGSYPEEYFDESIRSALTEVPSLTDRVDATGHIQISTEQVAAVDPDVVLGASDTVTFESMQAQGIPLINEPAFCGALEGPASFEDVWDQVATYGKVFHREERAAEYVAELKERLAELAIPGATDAGQSRADASPGRAGDEGSAHPLTVAVLYPTIGGGVTYAYGTRSMSHPVVEAAGLTNVYSDVNKRVFEVSAEDIAARQPDLIISLYTAGDPAAVVQATKDLPGAKTLPAIQKGRILPLLLNYAEPSTPLAVDGVEKIHEFADKAAAEWHKAAE; from the coding sequence ATGTTTACTGTTCGTTTGTCTCGCGTCCCGCGGGGTGCCCGTGTTGTCTGTGCGTCGGTGGCGGCGTGCAGTGTGCTGGCTCTGAGTGCGTGCTCGTCACACGCAGCGCATGAGGGTGAGAACGTCGTGCCCAATTGTGGGCACGACGTTGTCTTTGAGAGGGAGCCGCAGCGGGTGTTGACGATGGGTGCGGAGTCCATCACGACGTTGTCGCATTTGGGGGTTCTGGATCGCGTGGCTGCGCGGGCTGGTAGTTATCCGGAGGAGTATTTTGACGAGTCGATTCGTTCGGCTCTTACGGAGGTTCCGTCGTTGACGGACCGTGTGGATGCCACGGGTCATATTCAGATTTCTACGGAGCAGGTGGCTGCGGTGGATCCTGATGTGGTGTTGGGGGCGTCCGATACTGTGACGTTTGAGTCGATGCAGGCCCAGGGGATTCCGTTGATTAATGAGCCGGCGTTTTGCGGAGCGTTGGAGGGGCCTGCGAGCTTTGAGGATGTGTGGGATCAGGTCGCGACGTACGGGAAGGTGTTCCATCGAGAGGAGCGCGCGGCTGAGTACGTTGCGGAGTTGAAGGAGCGTCTGGCGGAGCTCGCGATACCGGGGGCCACGGACGCCGGTCAGAGCCGCGCAGACGCCAGTCCGGGCCGCGCGGGCGACGAGGGCTCAGCGCACCCTCTGACCGTGGCGGTGCTGTACCCCACCATCGGCGGCGGAGTGACCTACGCCTACGGCACGCGCTCCATGTCGCACCCCGTGGTGGAGGCTGCGGGCCTCACCAACGTCTACTCCGATGTGAACAAACGCGTCTTTGAGGTCAGCGCCGAGGACATCGCCGCCCGGCAGCCCGACCTCATCATTTCCCTGTACACCGCCGGCGACCCCGCCGCCGTTGTCCAGGCCACCAAGGATCTTCCCGGAGCGAAGACCCTGCCGGCAATACAGAAGGGACGGATTCTTCCGCTACTCCTGAATTACGCGGAGCCGTCCACGCCCCTGGCCGTGGACGGAGTGGAGAAAATCCACGAGTTCGCGGACAAGGCAGCGGCCGAATGGCACAAGGCAGCCGAATGA
- a CDS encoding ABC transporter ATP-binding protein: MAQGSRMIAATGVSIDRGAQRIVDNVDLHFPPEHHEPNAGHPSVTGLVGPNGCGKTTLLKGLLGELPCAEGSVTIDGEPLARLSRRTIAQQFAIVVQEDSTSIPMTVADLVTLGRIPHNSAPLSAGGFRGERRRREERIIVEALTAVGLRDKATHELARLSGGERQRARIARAVAQRTPHLIMDEPTNHLDIRFQHDVLRLVQELSSTRRVASLIVLHDLNLAARYCDYVYVMDAGRIVAAGAPREVLTPEVLEPIYGIPITRVDVGGNPQLLFGEGGEAAP; the protein is encoded by the coding sequence ATGGCACAAGGCAGCCGAATGATCGCAGCCACCGGAGTGTCCATTGACCGTGGGGCGCAGCGCATCGTCGACAACGTCGACCTGCACTTCCCACCGGAGCACCACGAACCGAACGCCGGTCACCCCTCGGTCACCGGGCTGGTCGGCCCCAACGGCTGCGGCAAAACAACGCTGCTCAAAGGCCTCCTCGGGGAACTGCCTTGCGCGGAAGGCAGCGTCACCATCGACGGCGAACCGCTCGCACGCCTATCCCGGCGCACCATCGCCCAACAGTTCGCGATCGTGGTCCAAGAGGACAGCACCAGCATCCCCATGACCGTCGCCGACCTGGTGACCTTGGGCAGAATCCCGCACAACAGCGCGCCCTTATCGGCGGGTGGCTTTCGGGGAGAGAGGCGGCGTCGGGAAGAAAGAATCATTGTCGAAGCCCTGACGGCGGTCGGGCTGCGCGATAAGGCTACGCACGAGCTGGCGCGGCTGTCCGGCGGCGAACGGCAACGCGCGCGCATCGCCCGGGCCGTGGCGCAGCGCACGCCGCACCTCATCATGGACGAACCCACCAACCACCTGGATATTCGCTTTCAGCATGATGTGCTGCGGCTGGTGCAGGAGCTCTCGTCGACGCGGCGCGTGGCCAGCCTGATCGTGCTGCACGACCTGAACCTCGCTGCCCGGTACTGCGACTACGTCTATGTGATGGACGCCGGGCGCATCGTGGCTGCGGGAGCACCGCGGGAGGTGCTCACGCCGGAGGTGCTGGAGCCGATATATGGGATTCCGATCACGCGCGTTGATGTGGGTGGGAATCCTCAGCTGCTGTTTGGGGAGGGTGGCGAGGCGGCGCCGTAG
- a CDS encoding urease accessory protein UreD, with translation MAVTVPELQRTNARALTPPVPYEFRAYDNPAAGDGVQAVGRPGKLGVIDLELVRGTTGKTGMARRYVKAPMSLSRPLHVDPQDPHTAVVYLRSTGGGIAQNDRIRQRFVLQPNATALITTQAATSVHRMNSGFGSQWTSAVVADAAMLEYLPGHTTLFGGSRFLQLTEFDLHPHAALIAGEVVMMGRVASGEIHKFDACSITLRVTRERRILLNDRMTALREHNNANTQLFGEWPVWATLVVVPPERPSVDVAVLVDELHELGQRLAGNAVVGGTHTPPLAVGVSSLVDNAGALVRIAGTTMEHVRRTMDALHSAARQRLCGKPSFDLRTM, from the coding sequence ATGGCAGTCACCGTCCCGGAACTTCAGCGAACCAACGCTCGCGCGCTCACACCACCGGTTCCCTACGAGTTCCGTGCCTACGACAACCCCGCCGCCGGCGACGGCGTCCAAGCCGTCGGGCGCCCGGGGAAACTCGGCGTCATTGACCTGGAACTCGTTCGAGGAACCACCGGAAAAACGGGAATGGCCCGCCGCTACGTGAAAGCGCCGATGAGTCTCTCGCGCCCCCTCCACGTGGACCCTCAGGACCCCCACACCGCCGTGGTGTACCTGCGCAGCACCGGCGGCGGGATCGCCCAAAACGACCGCATCCGCCAGCGCTTCGTACTACAGCCCAACGCCACAGCACTGATCACCACGCAGGCCGCCACCTCCGTCCACCGGATGAACAGCGGCTTCGGAAGCCAATGGACCAGCGCCGTCGTCGCCGACGCCGCCATGCTGGAATACCTGCCCGGTCACACCACACTGTTCGGCGGCTCCCGCTTCCTCCAACTGACGGAATTCGACCTGCACCCGCATGCAGCGCTCATTGCGGGGGAGGTGGTCATGATGGGACGTGTGGCGTCGGGGGAAATACATAAATTCGACGCCTGTTCGATCACCCTGCGAGTAACCCGCGAGCGCAGGATTCTGCTGAACGATCGGATGACGGCGCTGCGGGAACACAACAACGCGAATACGCAGCTGTTTGGCGAGTGGCCGGTGTGGGCGACCCTGGTGGTGGTGCCGCCGGAGCGCCCGAGCGTGGACGTGGCTGTGCTGGTGGATGAGTTGCATGAGCTGGGGCAGCGGCTGGCTGGCAATGCGGTGGTCGGCGGCACGCACACCCCACCCCTGGCCGTGGGTGTGAGCTCGCTGGTGGACAACGCCGGCGCCCTCGTCCGCATCGCCGGCACGACCATGGAACACGTCCGCCGCACGATGGACGCACTGCATAGCGCCGCGCGGCAGCGGCTGTGCGGAAAACCGAGCTTTGACCTGCGCACAATGTAG
- a CDS encoding TIGR00730 family Rossman fold protein — MNITVYCGASLGTNPIYKEAAIQVGTWIADHGHTLVFGGGNTGLMGTVADAALAGGAEVIGIIPEFLTAREPAHSGLTELITVDDMSTRKLMLFERGDAFLALPGGPGTLEEITDVISWARIGQNDKPCVLFNVNDYYAHLQAQYDHMVEEGFLSRIDRESILFSDDLGQVTRFIDPSV, encoded by the coding sequence ATGAATATCACCGTCTACTGCGGCGCCTCACTTGGAACGAACCCCATCTATAAGGAAGCTGCGATCCAGGTCGGCACCTGGATTGCAGACCACGGCCACACGTTAGTGTTCGGCGGCGGCAACACCGGCCTGATGGGCACGGTCGCGGATGCGGCGCTCGCGGGTGGCGCGGAGGTTATCGGAATCATTCCGGAGTTTCTCACAGCTCGCGAGCCTGCACACTCGGGCCTGACGGAACTCATCACGGTGGACGATATGAGCACGCGCAAGCTCATGCTGTTCGAGCGCGGGGACGCCTTCCTGGCGTTACCGGGCGGGCCGGGCACGTTGGAGGAGATCACGGATGTGATTAGCTGGGCTCGCATTGGTCAAAACGATAAGCCTTGCGTGCTGTTCAACGTCAATGACTATTACGCGCACCTGCAGGCTCAGTACGACCACATGGTTGAGGAAGGTTTCCTGTCCCGCATTGATCGGGAGAGCATCCTCTTTTCCGATGATCTGGGGCAGGTCACGCGATTCATTGATCCCTCTGTTTAG
- a CDS encoding Fic family protein — MFGASAPFDPRVPYNALPPLPPAGEIETRAVLKAVIRAQEALAELNTACRLIPNPSILTATIPLREAQASSEIENVFTTNDELFKAAWKVDNQPTPATKEALRYNDALYTATQDLEELPVSEKLAVRVCTVLQGSHAQVRSTPGTFIGSSSSEGPVYTPPEGKQVIEQHLSAWERYLYSKHDLHPVVLMALAHYQFEAIHPFYDGNGRTGRILNIALLMQQGALRLPVLYLSGEIVAQKSEYYRLLNAVTRDGAWEEWILFMVGCVENAARHALQLIDAITSVQHSMEDEVRGAGIAPAKELAELLVSNPYLRISDVVEAGLAQRQTAAKWLKQLADKGAVDSVQLGREKIFINPRILQALS; from the coding sequence ATGTTCGGCGCTTCCGCACCCTTCGACCCGCGCGTTCCCTACAACGCGCTTCCACCCCTGCCACCAGCAGGGGAGATCGAGACCAGAGCGGTGTTGAAGGCCGTGATCCGCGCGCAGGAAGCCCTGGCGGAGCTCAACACCGCGTGCCGATTAATCCCCAACCCCTCTATCTTGACTGCGACGATCCCTCTCCGGGAGGCGCAGGCGTCGTCGGAAATTGAAAATGTTTTCACCACCAACGACGAGCTCTTCAAAGCCGCCTGGAAAGTCGACAATCAGCCAACACCGGCAACGAAGGAAGCGCTCCGGTACAACGATGCGCTGTACACGGCGACTCAGGACTTAGAAGAACTTCCCGTATCCGAAAAACTGGCGGTACGCGTCTGTACTGTCCTTCAGGGCTCGCACGCCCAGGTTCGATCTACGCCAGGCACGTTCATTGGAAGCAGTAGCTCGGAGGGGCCGGTATATACCCCGCCCGAGGGGAAGCAGGTTATTGAACAGCATTTATCGGCTTGGGAGCGCTACCTCTATTCGAAGCATGACCTCCATCCTGTTGTGCTGATGGCGCTGGCACATTATCAATTTGAAGCGATTCACCCGTTTTACGACGGGAATGGAAGAACCGGAAGAATCTTAAATATTGCCTTGCTGATGCAGCAGGGAGCCTTAAGGCTGCCCGTGTTGTATCTTTCTGGCGAGATCGTGGCCCAGAAAAGTGAATACTATCGTCTGCTGAATGCCGTCACACGCGATGGAGCGTGGGAAGAATGGATCCTCTTCATGGTGGGGTGCGTTGAGAACGCCGCTCGGCATGCTCTGCAGCTGATCGACGCCATTACGTCAGTACAACACAGTATGGAAGACGAGGTGCGCGGCGCCGGCATCGCGCCAGCAAAAGAACTGGCGGAGCTGCTGGTCTCGAATCCTTACCTACGAATTTCTGATGTGGTGGAGGCCGGATTGGCTCAACGGCAGACTGCCGCGAAGTGGTTAAAGCAATTGGCCGATAAAGGTGCCGTGGATAGTGTTCAGTTGGGGCGGGAAAAGATTTTTATTAATCCGCGTATTCTCCAGGCGTTATCGTAA